The genomic segment CAAGCCACCACTGCTGATGTGATAGACGGGAACCCGTCTATCCCATTGTGATCAGTTTAAGGAGGTAGTAAGGCTATGAATGCCACGTTAAGCATATCGTATGTACATACGTGGGTCACAGACCTTTACATCTTGTGTGTCTGTGAAGGAGAGCGAAAGATTGTCAGCAACAGGGTGCGTGTGTATTGCAGCCAGATGTGAACTGGAATGTGACGTGTCGGAATGCGGTGGCAGCTCACTCCGTCCCGCGGCTCCGCCCCTCGCTTTCTCCTTTTGCTGCCCTTTGTCCCCATCTCATGCCTCTCCTGACATTCAGTCTCGTCCTGCTCAAACACTTCTTTTTCTTCCCAGACCGTTTTTCTCCTGCTTTGTGTACACGCACATGTCCAAGTTGGTGTCTTGTGGCGGTGGATTTCCTCAAATTGTTTTAGTGCATCAATAGGTTTTTAATAGGGATGTCTGatgctactttttattttttagaccgatactaGGACGGGTACAGTAacttctggactataaggcgcacccgacttttaatgttaccgcaccgggttcccgttactttcttttccataatgagggcgcaaattgtctcgctctcgttctctctcctactgtatttgggctcacttcttctgttttgctctgcctgacgctcttgagCTTCCTTTATAGtacttgtgatctgatggataaaccgcacctttgtataagccgcagggttgaatgcaagtgaaaaaagtagcggcttgtagtccagaaattactgtgctcaactcttgagtagtcaccaataccaagcAAGTATCACTATCACTAGTACTATTATTTCCtcctaaaaacaatgacagaaaattttaaataaagcagttttcttaaaattgcaggaAATAAATAGCAttgttctattcttctaattgcTAGTTCatgattgtaaaacagccacaagagggtcACCGATACTGGCATCTGCCACCttcacgagtaccgataccttgaattAAGGCCAGGTTGcagcccgataccgatacctggtattggtacttgcctGCCCCTAATTTATATTATGTGATTCTTTATATTTTGTACTgtagcatttttaataataattattcaatTTCTGATATATGATATTGAACTCAAACTTAGCTcaacactatttatttatttattcttttatttattttttaacaacagGTTCATTTCATGTGATGAATGCTCTCTCATGGTTGTGTTTTATTCAAGTTAATGGCCATAGATGATTAAAGGTTTACcatagggatgggcaagtactgatGCCAGGTATTTATATCTGGCAGATACCTGGTCTCATTTCAAGCTATCATTACTCGTGGTGGcggccctcttgtggccattttatgttCAGGAATTAGAAataagaagaatagaaaattgccaataatttcacccagaaaaaatgctatattgggatatgtaggatttttgggggggaggggtgggggattttatgtatgaaaagcgATAGTGGTGTCGATACCTGGTCTAGGTATCGGCGACTACTCTAGAGTTAAGTACTCAtattggtattggtctgaaaaaaaggagTATCGGAGTATCGACCTAGTTTATTAAATAGAAGTTATGTGCAAACATTTTCTGAGTGGGTAAAAAAGGAGTGTTGTTGTAGGGCTAAGTTTACAAAATCCAATACagtaatcaatatcgaatcaattttcatttttgagcctgatatcgattcataaaaccatgcattgattatttcaatatctgtttcccataaattcataagaaaataatgCAGTCCCTTTTCAAAGTCATGTACTGTAGTTGTCCTGGATGGGCCAACCCAGAGCTGACAGTGAAATTGTAACCTGCTTTTCGTTTACCTTTCATGACTGCAGGAAGCTTGCGGCCCTATTCGGACTATTAGATGTGGGATCTCTTTACAAAGACCTGCTGCGCTTTCTTCCACTTGCACCATTTGACACCTCTCACCGCTTATGACATGTTCACATTGCTGTTCTATTATTTACTGGTTATACTCCAAGACACCCTGAAGCTGACACAAAAAGCTTATCCTACTATTAAGTGTTCATGAAGATGACATGGACAGTGCTGCGCGTCTGTGCATAAACAGACATGACTACATGCATTTACACACTAACAAACCCAGGAAGTGATGTATGTGATTAGACACGCTCTCCCCCTGTGCCTGGAGCTAGAAGTCATGGCCAATTAGGAGACCGAAATAGTTCTTCCCACTTTGCCATGATCTCAGCCTGTCTGTCGGCCTTTTTACTCTGACCCTGTCCAGCAGAGAAGGCTTAATATGTGGAATTTAAGAACGTGGATTAAGGCTCCTAACAAGAGACACCCATCGCCAGAGATCCAGCAGCAGGAGTGACGGAATCACATCCCATGAGAAAAGAGTGAGGACCAAGGACTAATTGGCACAAATAGGGGTGCAATTACTTCTTGGGTAGGGATTGGGAGGAGCGGAGTTTAAAGGAACACAGGTGGGGgtgcgaggaggaggaagtgggaGGGTGGAATGGGAGGTGTTAAGATTCCCTGTTCCTGTAATGGGTTAAGATCATAATTTAGGGCCCCTATGCAACATGTGGAGATAGATGACTGAATGGCTGGAACAAAATTTTACCATTTGTGTCATTTAACATGTTCATCAAAAAGGTCATACATTAAGCCTTTATGTGCCATGTTGTGGTGGACCCTGCCAGAACCGGCACTGGTGCTGTATATTCATGATAGAATACGATAAGGGTCAGTGAAAGATTATAATCGTATTTAGCGTCTTTATATTGTGTCATTTAAGTCTTTAATAGttacttttcttttacttttttttttttttttttttacattttctgagctttatatcttcttcttttttaagccATTCCCTATGGAAGGATTTAACCcaatgcacaatttttttttaaacgatcaATGATGATTGATCAATTTAAATGGTTtaagtatttgtatttaaaaaaaaaaaaaaagaaagagaagaagacgTTAAGAACTtgattttatcatttattcaagaAATTTGTATAGCCCCTGTCACGCCAGAGTCATTGAACTTCGGGTGGTCCGACACACTCATGTTGTTCATGTAGAACCCTGATCTGTTCTTTGTGCTGACTTCAAACTTGTTGCTACTAAAAAACTCCATTGTGGCAAGGAAAACCttttgttttaatctcaatCAGTGAAGAGCAGAACTTGGTTTCTTGTCGTCTGCTATGTGTGCCTGTGCATGTGATTTGGGGGCTGCAGTGTTTCCGGTATCCTTGGCAACACAGTGGGGATTTGGAGTTAAAAAAGCCCTCAACTTAACCCACCCCATGCTGCCCTCACTCCTCCCCTTccccattttttctttttagtgtgTCAGTCTGGAGTGGAAGTGACAGCATTACGAGgggactgtgtgtgtgcgtgcgtgcgtgcgtgcgtgcgtgcgtcggTGGCAAGGAACGTTTAGTGTCTCCCTCTGTGAGAGCATGGGAACTTTACATTTCAAAGGCAAGCATAGGGCACCCAGAAAAAGTCCAGCGGGACAGAAGTTTTGTCTGCGCGCGGCAGCGAGGGGGAGAAGAGCAAGAGTGGATAGAAAGGAGATGAGTGAACAGGGGGGCTGTGAGCGTACGCTCGCATGCACGCACGACTGAAGGCGACGCATTTTTCAGTGACTCTGTGGAATTCTCATTTTGTTCAGATTAAGAGAGTCGGGGGTAAGGGGGACTGGATTATTGAGGCTAGGTGGAGGAGGGGGTTGATGGACATTCCTCAGGATGAAGTAGGTCATTGTTCCCTGTCTACTGAAGAGAGATGGCTGAAGGAACTGATGAAGTGAAAGCAGTGTAGGGAGGGAGATGTTGGGATGGGTAAAGACATACAGGTCCATATATAGGAGGGGAAACGGTTCTCATTATTCAGTAATCCTATTGAAAAATGCCTCTGAAGGACTGTCCAAGAGAAGCCAGAAGAAAGGAAAGCCAATGGAATGtgacaacagaaaaaaatgccattgaTGATGGTCAGTAAGGAGATGTCTCTGCTGAATGGGCCGTCTGCAATACTGAGACTGACACTTTCCAACAGCCTGCAATTTTTAAGTTTTGGCTTCCCGTAAAGTATTAAAGAAGTGGCTCTTGTTGGAGGTACTCAACcacaccagtttcctatgcgcattcaccgaacccttctttattgaataataaaataggatttttctcaaattcaagacataggtatagGATTTACTAGTGAACAAGATGAACAGGGAGCCAAATCtgtctctcttcaccttgagTTCAGAAAGCTTtatgtttagttgttttttgtatCCCTTTACTCCATGCAttttaaggaagtgttccttttaGTTTTGCAAGATAGTTCGTTGTGCTGGAAcaaaattgctcaacttggcattacAAGACACCTTAACTCAAcaatatttatagagcactttaaacaaccactgtttttttttttttttagaagaaacCCAGGGatagcagatttaaaaaaaaaaaaaaatctgtctgtctgtctgtatagCTGTCTGTGTAGCTCACCAGCCGTCCGGCCGTCTGTCTGTCCGGTCTGTCTGTCCTAGCTGTCTGGCCGTCCGGCAGTCTGTCTAGCTGTCTAGCTGGCCGTctagctgtctgtctgtctgtctagctgtctgtctgtccggcTGTCTGTCTAGCTAAGTGTCTAGCTGTCTGTCTAGCTGTCTAGCTGGCCGTCTAGCtggctgtctgtctgtctagctgtctgtctgtccggcCGTCTGTCTAGCTAAGTGTCTAGCTGTCTGTCTAGCTGGCCGTCTAGCTGGCTGTCTAGCTGTCtatccgtccgtctgtctgtctgtccggcCGTCTGTCTAgctgtctgtctatctagctATCAGCAAAAtcaacctgtttttatccatctcgcgGCGGCCATTtagccacttactgtcgactaaaaatgactggtcgttgcctgagcccattgtgatgtcattttcagtagacagcaagtgccaaaatggccaccccctgagtaGATAAAAACGGGTTGATATTGCTGCTTGACTttttccacaaacgcaatattaatcagaatatcatgtttagactactggggctgcatagaacatattgttaagaaaatgtttgtgttgagtTCCCATTTAAATCAATGACACTGAATCAACAGCATCTCAGCCAATTGGTGCACtcagtttttttctcctcactgattcaattaataaatacatggtCAGAATTGTAAATGGTGCGAATAGGTTGTATGGTTAAATGACACCAATCTCTCCTTGTCTTTCAACCAACAGAGTTCTTCCGGGAACTTTTGAAAAACGCCGAGGAGTCACTGCACAGCATGTTTGTACGAACCTACGGGATGATGTACGTGCAGAACGCCGAGCTGTTCAAGAACTTCTTCCAGGCCCTGACACGGTACTACGTGTCCGGCAGCGCGGCTGTAAACCTGGAGTCCATGCTGTCGGACTTTTGGGCCGACCTCCTGGAGAGGATGTTCCGGCTGGTCaacgtgcaatatgaattcagcGACGCCTACATGGAGTGCGTCAGCCGCCACACGGAGCAGCTGCAACCTTTCGGGGACGTTCCTCGCAAGCTCCGCATCCAGTTGACGCGTGCGTTTGTTGCCGCGCGTACGTTTGTGCGAGGCCTGAACCTCATGCCGGAGATAGTCAACAAAGTCTCAACGGTAAGAGGAGAAGAGTTGCGTTTTTGCTAGCGATAAACCTTTCACTAGGAATGTAGCGCTGTGTTTTCTGAACGCGTATCATTCCTGGCTACGATCCCATTAAAGTCTGATAACATAAACCACTTTGTTTTCTCTGCTATGACATGTTTTTCCACTGTACAGAGTGATTAATTGATGATTAGATTATACTGTTTGGTGAAATAATGGCTCGTAAACTAAATAGTCAGAGTCCGAGTGTGTTACTGAGTCAATGTTTGTCTTCCAACTGCCCTGCAGGTCAGCGCGTCTCCCAGCTGTGTGCGAGCCGCCATGAAGATGTTGTACTGTCCTTATTGTTCGGGCCAAGTGGCGCTGAAGCCCTGCCAGAATTATTGTCTGAATGTGATGCGGGGCTGTTTGGCCAACCAGGCAGACCTGGACACCGAGTGGAACAACTTTCTTGGTAAGTCCCTATAGTCTGCCTTTGTTAATTTTATTACACTGATGTTAGTTTTCATCATTGACCAAATTTCATATTTCTCCATCTGTATTGCAATGATAAGTGGTTTAAGGTATTTGGTTAATGGTTCTtggcagtgattcccaaccagtgtGCCTTGTGAGATTATCAGGTGTCTCATGGGAAATgactccattttattttatttgtccaaaaataatttatttaagacaaataaatgtagtgacgtatagtgacagacagcacaattaaattctcttccactagatggcagaatgtATAGAATTTTAGTATCCACTTAAACAGTTGAACATTAGACCCCATAACCTGAAACACTCATAAACCGAAGTAATGTttccagttgaaatgaatggaaatgaagtTCAATCAGTATgtggtttaaaataaatataatacaatataaaatctAAAGGCTATGACAAAGAAATAAACCACTAAATGAAAATAGCTATTTATTGCTTTTTAACTTGAATTAAGGAGGGAAAGGTGGAGTTCAGACTTCAGCTCCTCAATTGAAGAAGTCTTCTTCTATAATAACATGAGAAAATGCTGATTCGggtgttttttctcttttgtctgtttcttttgtaattcattGGTGGATTTTGACACGACAAGCAAATCCAAGGCGACATGTCTTATtatgtttcagttttttattttttttatcacaaagtGGGACCTTATTTTGTCACTTAAAATTGCCTCTGTTGGCCATTGTGCTGCAAATTTGTATTGCCTCACCCTGACTATCATCAGCATGCGCTTTCTATTTGTCAGTCTAATGAAGAGCAGATACAGTACGACTCAGTAGCCAACCTTGCCTTGTTGTTACACGACATAAAAGAACAGCACAAATCTGTTCACTCATTTAGAGCTTAGTTTACTTGTTTAGCAAAAGTTCTGCAGGCCAACATCGTACCTTATTCCATGTTCATTGCAGTTTGCATTTGTGATCGAGTGAATGCTCATAGGTGGAAATTCTGCCTAGCGACAACGTGTGGACACCTATTTTGACGTACTAattactagtgctgtcaaagttaaagcgttaatcgattaattaatcacaaaaaaatattgcattaatcatgaattaacgcagattaatcacactgttaattttgaccattgattagcctttagcgtgacagcggatggctacgtttaaggtttgagcaataaacataatttcatgcattaaagtaaggcatttaatgaatgtttgcgtatcacatttagaatatttgttcatttcaaaatatcggggttattttattccattttaaattatgcaagcaattaactgattagaaaaagaggtgGATGAGAGTTTGCAGTggatcaattttttttgaagacgtcctcatagcattgaatatcaaaataattaacacataactggGGCTCTtcaaattttctattttttttttttttttacaaacgttTGGGCATAACCCCAATTGTTTGTAAAAGGTTCGTTCCTAacttgaggttccactgtatttgtttggtggtgtgcaaCGAGAATTTTGctcaaatatgtgccttggcccAGTCaagtttgggaaacactgcataaACTCACCATGGAAACATCATAATCAACTTgtcattttgcactttaggcTTCCTGGTCAATGTTGGTCTGTTGGACGACACAAAGGCATATCACTTTCATTATATTTATAGTGGAAGCCTGCAtgattagataaaaaaaattaaattatgttGCTATTCTGACACACAGGTGATTATTGAAATTTGAATCCAACAAAATAAATTCATAGCACAGCTTAGTTGCttgtatttaaaacataccAATGATAGATTGGAGCTATGACCAAACAAGCTGAAGATTTTCTATTAACTGCACCACATTTGACTATTTAATCTACCAACTCTGGTGTGTGGAGCCACCTGGAGTTTACAGCCACAGCACTATGACTAGTTTTTGACGTTGCTGCCCCCTCCTGGACATTATATGTAACACCATTGTTTGAGGTGGTTACTGGTGAGAGGGCCTTTTCCCAGATTGATTTCTAACTTGGTAGTTTGTCCACTTGTTTTAGATGCTATGCTTGGTCTGGCTGAGAGGCTGGAGGGTCCTTTCAATTTCGAGTCTGTCATGGATCCCATTGACGTGAAGATTTCCGATGCCATCATGAACATGCAAGAGAACAGCATGCAAGTTTCACAGAAAGTcagtatttttccccccatctttTTGACAGATGCAAGAAATACACAGACTCAATAGTGATGAACCTTTTCCCCCCTCTCTGACAGGTATTCCATGGCTGTGGCCAGCCTAAACCGAGCATGGCGTTCCGGTCCAAACGTTCTGCCAAGGACACAGTTTTCACTGGTCGCTTCCGTCCCTACAACCCGGACGCAAGACCTACCACCGCTGCTGGAACAAGCTTAGATAGACTGGTAAGGTCAAAGGtgatatatatagagagagagagagggagcatTGTGTGAGGCACTGCTTGAGTTGTGCGTTTTCTACAACAGACAATTGATGTAAAGAAGAAGTTGAAACACGCCAAAAAGTTCTGGTCCACATTGCCAGACACGGTTTGTGCCGGTGAGAGAATTGCACCTGGTGATGACTGCTGGAATGGAACAGCAAAAAGCAGGTAAAGGATTTCAGataaatgttcatcattttgtACCCCTTCTTTTtcgtgtgtgtttcttttttgtttgttttttacacagtATACATTGTAAGCTTGACTAATAGGGGTCAAGGGTCGCCCATTACATTAGAGGCAACCGTTCCTTAAATTGAAATACTTTTTGGGGGTCTTAAAGCACCCAATACAGTGTATAATTATTGTTTTGTAGCGTTTTGTGGCCTAAAATGGCCAATACAGTACAGaattaatgtaaataaacataaaagtgCTTAAAGGTGAATTTCCGAGAAGTAGAGGTTGACTTTATTGTGCGGCAGGATTTACACCCCTTTAAGCCATTACAACCCAGCCCCCTGAATATTGATATTGGCCCGATAAAAGGTACATCTACAACCATTTTAATATCAggagaaaattatttaaattttaagttaactttgtaagagatgctgctgaccctgggaaccttctgaaccttttgtttttatttgacattaaaacaaagaaatgtgaaagtttaagatttcatgtattttaacattttggggaaaaatattttactgtagaaaactatagagagctatggCATTTACCTGTTTAAGggtccatttaactttttaggaCGTACTGAT from the Vanacampus margaritifer isolate UIUO_Vmar chromosome 10, RoL_Vmar_1.0, whole genome shotgun sequence genome contains:
- the gpc4 gene encoding glypican-4; this translates as MKTLLLLCVLSTLVVFCVSATAEQKSKNCNDVRDAYSSKGFNVNDVPNKGVNGASLKVCPQGYSCCTVEMEEKLSQQSHYDIKAPVSRLSTNLQSTFRQRHGHFDQFFRELLKNAEESLHSMFVRTYGMMYVQNAELFKNFFQALTRYYVSGSAAVNLESMLSDFWADLLERMFRLVNVQYEFSDAYMECVSRHTEQLQPFGDVPRKLRIQLTRAFVAARTFVRGLNLMPEIVNKVSTVSASPSCVRAAMKMLYCPYCSGQVALKPCQNYCLNVMRGCLANQADLDTEWNNFLDAMLGLAERLEGPFNFESVMDPIDVKISDAIMNMQENSMQVSQKVFHGCGQPKPSMAFRSKRSAKDTVFTGRFRPYNPDARPTTAAGTSLDRLTIDVKKKLKHAKKFWSTLPDTVCAGERIAPGDDCWNGTAKSRYEAVVIGNGLANQVSNPDVDVDITKPDIVIRSQIAVLKEMTSWLKAAYSGNDISIDNDEEASGGEESGSGCDSPSCDTDRDIYFSTPPNPADPRINLVHSEASAGVNLQGSVALALCGLALLAAHLR